A region from the Thermanaeromonas toyohensis ToBE genome encodes:
- a CDS encoding YqeG family HAD IIIA-type phosphatase, translating to MLKYLRPDLYVKSLQDVPLEDLVRRGIKGLIIDLDNTVTQWGRATLDSQVQDWFKNLRAYGLGACLLSNNRQKRVQAIAQNLGIPAIFRAGKPRARSFRQAMELLGTSPAETAVIGDQIFTDILGGNLLDLYTILVVPLDKKEFMGTRLIRLVERLVLKWLDLKEPG from the coding sequence ATGTTAAAATACCTACGCCCAGATCTCTATGTTAAATCCTTGCAAGATGTGCCCCTGGAGGACCTAGTCAGACGGGGTATTAAGGGTTTAATTATAGATCTGGATAATACAGTAACTCAATGGGGGCGCGCTACCCTCGATAGCCAGGTCCAGGATTGGTTTAAGAACCTGAGGGCCTATGGTTTGGGAGCGTGCCTTCTTTCCAACAATAGGCAGAAAAGGGTCCAGGCTATAGCCCAGAATTTAGGAATACCTGCCATCTTTCGGGCTGGCAAGCCGCGTGCACGGTCCTTCCGCCAGGCCATGGAACTGTTAGGGACTTCACCCGCGGAGACGGCTGTTATTGGTGATCAGATTTTTACCGATATATTGGGTGGAAACCTCTTAGATCTGTATACAATTTTAGTAGTCCCTTTAGATAAAAAGGAATTTATGGGGACAAGGCTTATCCGCCTGGTGGAACGATTAGTATTAAAATGGTTAGACTTAAAAGAACCAGGGTAG
- a CDS encoding amylo-alpha-1,6-glucosidase: protein MEYLVVKDNGLFFLADPTGEVPKEDGSTLGLYTRDTRFLDRMECYINGQKPLLLTLKHENNAINALLTNRPLSIAQGMLPEGSLLIRKRLFISQGVLYVQVILRNYYRDSLSFTLDLYLSADFKDLFEVRGYIPSQRVRNLTVSSSERELVFRYHGADGLFRQTEINFEPAPSSLSPEGKASYRISLPSGGTFAVHLFITPVIEGEKRPCRVNISRALRDLRSPSKQWVQPCTEIITDNPDFNQWIEQSLQDLGTLMVDFGEGLFPVAGVPWFAVPFGRDSLITALQTLILNPAIALSILKTLAKYQGKKIDPWRDEQPGKIPHEIRWGELANTGQIPHTPYYGTVDATPLFLILLSEYYDWTGDTSFLRELLPAASKALEWIDEYGDRDGDGFVEYLKESPLGIENQGWKDSEGAIVHRSGELARAPIALAEVQGYVYDAKVRWAFILEKLGEVAQSRRLRESARQLKQAFRQAFWMEDAQFIALALDKDKQRVETVASNAGHCLWSGLLDKKNASQVVRRLLAPDMFSGYGIRTMSSKARAYNPLSYHNGSVWPHDNSLIVMGFTRYGFRQEANQVIEGLLQAAKHFNYRLPELFCGFSRDKGGPVPYPTACAPQSWAAGTVFLLIQALLGLFPRASQGQLYLDPVLPESLSHLEIRNLRVGEGILDLLIKREGHQYQWELGCNTSGLEVVRGNLVTAA, encoded by the coding sequence GTGGAATATTTGGTCGTAAAAGATAACGGACTTTTTTTCCTAGCCGATCCTACAGGAGAAGTGCCCAAGGAAGATGGATCCACTTTAGGGTTGTATACCCGGGACACCCGGTTTCTAGACAGGATGGAATGCTACATTAACGGACAAAAGCCCCTTCTTCTTACTTTAAAACATGAAAATAATGCTATAAATGCTTTATTGACCAACCGCCCATTAAGTATTGCCCAGGGTATGCTCCCGGAAGGGTCTCTCCTTATCCGCAAGCGCCTATTTATTAGCCAAGGTGTCCTGTATGTGCAGGTAATTTTGCGCAATTATTACAGGGATAGCCTCTCCTTTACTTTAGATCTATACTTAAGTGCTGATTTTAAAGACCTCTTTGAGGTCCGGGGGTATATCCCTAGCCAAAGAGTAAGAAACTTAACAGTAAGTTCTAGTGAGCGAGAATTGGTTTTTCGCTACCACGGGGCAGATGGGTTATTTCGGCAGACGGAAATAAATTTTGAACCTGCTCCCAGTAGTTTATCGCCGGAAGGGAAAGCAAGTTATAGGATCTCCTTGCCTTCAGGAGGAACCTTTGCCGTCCATCTTTTTATTACCCCGGTTATTGAGGGAGAAAAGAGGCCTTGTAGGGTGAATATCTCTCGAGCGTTACGTGACCTCCGTTCCCCCTCTAAACAATGGGTACAACCTTGTACAGAAATCATTACTGATAATCCAGATTTTAATCAATGGATTGAACAAAGTTTGCAGGATTTGGGGACTCTGATGGTTGATTTTGGGGAAGGCTTGTTTCCGGTAGCAGGGGTGCCTTGGTTTGCTGTCCCTTTTGGAAGGGACAGTTTAATTACAGCTCTACAGACCCTGATTCTTAACCCGGCCATAGCCCTTTCTATTCTCAAAACCCTAGCTAAGTATCAGGGTAAAAAGATAGACCCCTGGCGGGATGAGCAGCCGGGTAAGATACCCCACGAAATACGCTGGGGTGAACTAGCTAATACTGGGCAGATTCCCCATACCCCCTACTATGGAACTGTGGATGCTACTCCTCTTTTTTTAATCTTGCTTTCCGAGTATTATGACTGGACGGGGGATACTTCTTTCCTGCGGGAACTTTTGCCAGCGGCCTCTAAAGCCCTAGAGTGGATCGATGAGTATGGGGATCGAGATGGAGATGGCTTTGTGGAATATTTAAAGGAATCGCCTTTAGGAATTGAAAACCAAGGATGGAAAGATTCGGAAGGAGCTATCGTCCACCGCTCTGGGGAGCTAGCCCGGGCTCCCATCGCTTTGGCAGAAGTGCAAGGGTATGTTTATGATGCTAAAGTGCGGTGGGCTTTTATCCTAGAGAAGCTGGGAGAGGTAGCCCAATCTCGGAGATTGCGAGAAAGCGCAAGGCAGCTTAAACAGGCTTTCCGTCAGGCCTTTTGGATGGAAGATGCTCAATTTATAGCCTTGGCGCTAGATAAGGATAAACAGCGTGTGGAGACGGTGGCCTCCAATGCAGGTCATTGCTTGTGGTCTGGGCTCTTGGATAAGAAAAATGCAAGTCAAGTGGTAAGGCGGTTACTGGCACCCGATATGTTTTCGGGTTATGGCATCCGGACTATGAGCAGTAAAGCTCGAGCCTATAATCCTCTTAGCTACCATAACGGTTCTGTATGGCCCCACGATAATTCTTTAATCGTGATGGGATTTACACGCTATGGTTTCCGGCAGGAAGCCAATCAAGTGATCGAGGGACTTTTACAAGCTGCTAAGCATTTTAACTATCGCCTTCCCGAACTTTTCTGTGGTTTTAGTCGGGACAAAGGGGGGCCGGTTCCTTATCCAACGGCCTGTGCTCCCCAGTCTTGGGCAGCTGGTACAGTGTTCCTTTTAATTCAGGCTCTCCTTGGTCTTTTCCCTAGAGCCTCCCAGGGACAACTTTATTTGGATCCAGTTCTTCCTGAAAGCCTCTCCCATTTAGAGATCCGTAATCTCCGGGTAGGGGAAGGGATCTTGGATCTCTTAATTAAAAGGGAAGGCCATCAGTATCAGTGGGAATTGGGCTGTAATACTTCCGGACTGGAAGTTGTAAGAGGTAACTTAGTTACTGCCGCCTAA
- the hpdA gene encoding 4-hydroxyphenylacetate decarboxylase activase has translation MKANSNLKGLIFDIQGYSVHDGPGCRTLVFLTGCPLRCEWCANPEGMEFGQKVLYRETKCKYKAWGCTRCVEACPYEAIRIDNKEEPPVRIDRSLCASCKTFVCTTVCLYEALEVCGKWMTVEELMNVLNRDRQYWGAEGGVTFTGGEPLLQKEFLISMLEKCQEAFIHTAIETSAYAPEEVFLEAIRYVEWAFIDIKHMDPEKHREKTGVSNEIILQNIATLAASDWPGRLIIRMPVIEGFNDSEENIVATAEFLNKVGLEEINILPFHRLGESKWRQLGKTYLYRDKEWTPDERLAQIKKIFNSYNLVCYVGHETPF, from the coding sequence GTGAAAGCAAATAGTAATCTTAAAGGCTTGATATTTGATATTCAAGGATATTCCGTCCACGATGGACCAGGATGCCGGACTCTAGTGTTTTTAACTGGTTGCCCTCTGCGCTGCGAATGGTGTGCCAACCCAGAAGGTATGGAATTTGGTCAGAAGGTGCTGTACAGAGAAACCAAATGTAAGTACAAAGCATGGGGCTGCACCCGGTGTGTAGAAGCATGCCCGTATGAGGCTATTCGGATAGATAATAAAGAGGAACCTCCTGTGCGAATCGATAGGTCGCTCTGCGCTTCCTGTAAAACTTTCGTTTGTACAACGGTATGCTTATATGAAGCTTTGGAGGTCTGTGGTAAGTGGATGACTGTAGAAGAATTGATGAATGTATTAAACAGAGATCGGCAGTACTGGGGTGCAGAAGGGGGGGTAACTTTTACCGGCGGCGAACCGCTTTTACAGAAAGAATTTCTAATAAGTATGCTAGAAAAATGCCAAGAGGCATTTATCCATACTGCTATTGAGACTTCTGCTTATGCTCCGGAAGAAGTATTCTTAGAAGCGATTCGTTACGTGGAATGGGCCTTTATAGACATAAAGCATATGGATCCTGAAAAGCATAGAGAGAAGACAGGCGTCTCCAACGAGATTATTCTGCAAAACATTGCTACTTTAGCGGCTTCCGACTGGCCAGGCCGGTTGATTATACGTATGCCAGTAATTGAGGGCTTTAACGATTCGGAAGAAAATATTGTGGCGACGGCTGAGTTTTTAAATAAGGTAGGGTTGGAAGAAATAAATATTCTGCCCTTTCACCGGTTAGGAGAATCTAAGTGGCGGCAATTAGGAAAGACTTATCTTTACCGGGATAAAGAATGGACACCGGATGAAAGATTGGCTCAGATAAAAAAGATATTTAATAGCTATAATTTAGTATGTTATGTAGGCCATGAAACCCCATTTTAG
- a CDS encoding MFS transporter: MKEREARKMGNMVVAAAWLAVFCLFGYRATFSVLLGPMRDSMNWTVSQTSLGYSLMMSIYAITAFFSGMIIDKWGTRPAYFIGAVCGALGFYLTSLVTNYWQYLLCYALFAGIGTGMLWVSSTVSVRKWFVGKSYATMWGLAFAGAPVAQVVLSLGVKKILLTMDWRAAMQALAVVVLIALVVAALIAKKSPEAYNLKPFGLAPGSGDPTKPEYVWPLGEAFKRFAIWGAILAFLTSMVAEFLIWTQVIMFWVKDVKLSLASATNLYVAIGIAGIFTMPLMGMVADKVVGAVKNEPLGRKIMLIFAPAVGVLACLLLLATKISMVFGLLACILFAVYWAIEPGGVAGYAGAIYGRKSLGKIWGLATLIVMGIGPAFGSFMGGYLYDISGSYRNSILFALGAYALSCLVAVCLPLAAEPSHLAHELESLQVTSETGTPHKA, encoded by the coding sequence ATGAAAGAAAGAGAAGCAAGAAAAATGGGAAACATGGTAGTAGCTGCCGCATGGCTAGCTGTTTTCTGTTTGTTCGGGTATCGCGCTACATTTTCGGTACTTTTAGGTCCCATGCGGGATAGCATGAATTGGACAGTTTCCCAGACCTCGCTGGGATATTCCTTGATGATGAGCATATATGCTATCACCGCTTTCTTTAGTGGTATGATCATTGATAAATGGGGTACTAGGCCTGCTTACTTTATCGGTGCCGTTTGTGGGGCTCTGGGTTTCTACCTTACTAGTTTGGTCACTAACTATTGGCAATATTTATTATGTTATGCATTGTTTGCTGGTATAGGCACTGGTATGCTTTGGGTTTCTTCTACAGTTTCAGTACGCAAGTGGTTTGTAGGTAAGTCCTATGCAACTATGTGGGGTTTGGCTTTTGCCGGAGCTCCTGTAGCCCAGGTGGTATTAAGCCTGGGAGTGAAAAAAATATTGTTGACTATGGATTGGCGGGCGGCCATGCAAGCTCTAGCCGTGGTAGTTTTAATAGCCCTAGTGGTAGCTGCTCTTATAGCTAAGAAGAGCCCTGAAGCATATAATTTGAAGCCTTTTGGGTTGGCCCCAGGTTCGGGCGACCCAACTAAACCTGAATATGTATGGCCACTAGGAGAGGCCTTTAAACGCTTCGCCATCTGGGGAGCTATTTTAGCTTTCCTAACCAGCATGGTGGCGGAGTTTTTAATCTGGACCCAGGTTATAATGTTTTGGGTAAAAGATGTGAAGCTATCTTTGGCTTCAGCAACTAATCTTTATGTGGCTATTGGCATAGCCGGTATATTTACCATGCCTTTGATGGGTATGGTAGCTGATAAAGTTGTGGGGGCAGTTAAAAACGAACCCCTGGGAAGAAAAATCATGTTGATTTTTGCCCCTGCAGTAGGGGTTTTGGCTTGTTTACTCCTATTGGCCACCAAAATTTCTATGGTTTTTGGGTTATTAGCTTGCATCCTTTTTGCCGTGTATTGGGCCATCGAACCAGGTGGTGTAGCAGGGTATGCTGGGGCTATTTACGGTAGAAAAAGTTTAGGAAAAATTTGGGGTCTAGCAACGCTGATCGTTATGGGTATTGGACCAGCCTTTGGGAGCTTTATGGGGGGGTATTTGTACGATATATCAGGTTCCTACCGCAACTCTATCCTATTTGCCTTGGGTGCTTATGCGCTTTCCTGCTTAGTGGCTGTTTGTCTACCCCTGGCAGCTGAACCGAGCCATTTGGCCCACGAGTTGGAAAGCTTACAGGTAACTTCTGAAACGGGAACCCCTCATAAGGCATAG
- the hpdC gene encoding 4-hydroxyphenylacetate decarboxylase small subunit has translation MTNIDLKHNDCRNFIPVDVAKGICRRTEQLIVIDSPVCPNFTALPKCKNCSHFSASETEEFIGTCEAEKSKPWTYSELIAVTCEMYNAAK, from the coding sequence ATGACCAATATAGATCTTAAGCATAATGATTGCCGGAATTTTATCCCGGTAGACGTAGCTAAAGGGATTTGTAGACGTACTGAACAACTGATAGTTATCGATAGTCCCGTGTGCCCTAATTTTACAGCACTACCAAAGTGTAAAAATTGCAGTCACTTTAGTGCCAGCGAGACAGAAGAATTTATAGGAACCTGCGAAGCGGAAAAGAGCAAGCCCTGGACCTACAGCGAATTAATTGCGGTTACCTGCGAAATGTATAACGCGGCTAAATAG